The following are from one region of the Amia ocellicauda isolate fAmiCal2 chromosome 1, fAmiCal2.hap1, whole genome shotgun sequence genome:
- the smpdl3a gene encoding cyclic GMP-AMP phosphodiesterase SMPDL3A, with protein MAGRGLPLCLWLLQLCAGGRVSAAPLDGRQAAGAPGRFWHVSDLHLDPTYHITDDHTKVCFSSKGFPAQNPGIFGDYMCDSPYQLIQSAFQYMQQVEQQPDFMIWTGDSPPHVPAKELSTETVINIISNMTHTIQGHFPHLPVYPALGNHDYWPQDQLPVSTNKIYEAVSELWKPWLKPEALKTLRTGGFYSQIVEPNLRLISLNTILYYSPNNETLNMTDPAGQFEWLEETLVTSRQSNEKVYVIAHVPVGYLPFARGITAVREHFNERLVGIFREFSDVIAGQFYGHTHRDSIMVLLDQQGQAVSSLFVTPAVTPIKGSSESDSNNPGFRFYQYSSQDFRLLDIWQYYLNLTEANEGKKSDWKLEYKMTEAFNIPDIQPKSLHELALRFEKPQSKAFQKYYNNFLVSYDNTLVCEGMCKVSQVCAIQFLDHDSYSMCTKKKSQEVHNSFHT; from the exons ATGGCGGGACGCGGGCTGCCGCTGTGCCTGTGGTTGCTGCAGCTGTGTGCCGGCGGGCGGGTCTCAGCAGCGCCGCTGGACGGCCGCCAGGCCGCCGGGGCCCCAG GTCGATTTTGGCATGTGTCAGATTTGCATTTGGATCCGACTTACCACATAACCGATGACCACACCAAGGTTTGTTTCTCATCTAAGGGTTTCCCGGCCCAGAACCCCGGCATATTTGGGGACTACATGTGTGATTCCCCTTATCAGCTCATTCAGTCAGCCTTTCAGTACATGCAACAAGTGGAGCAGCAGCCAGACTTTATGATTTGGACTGG GGACAGTCCCCCACATGTCCCAGCCAAGGAGCTCTCCACTGAGACCGTGATAAACATCATCAGCAACATGACCCACACCATCCAGGGGCACTTCCCCCATCTCCCAGTCTATCCTGCCCTTGGGAACCATGACTATTGGCCACAG GATCAACTGCCAGTATCGACTAATAAAATTTATGAAGCTGTTTCTGAACTGTGGAAGCCTTGGCTGAAACCAGAAGCCCTTAAAACTCTAAGAACAG GTGGTTTCTATTCACAGATAGTTGAGCCGAATTTGAGGTTGATTAGCCTCAACACTATTCTGTACTACAGCCCCAATAATGAGACGCTCAACATGACTGACCCAGCTGGACAGTTTGAGTGGCTGGAGGAAACTTTAGTAACATCTCGGCAAAGTAATGAAAAG GTTTATGTCATTGCACACGTCCCAGTGGGTTACCTGCCCTTTGCCAGGGGTATCACAGCGGTCAGAGAGCACTTCAATGAAAGGCTCGTGGGAATTTTCCGCGAGTTCAGCGACGTTATTGCTGGCCAGTTCTAcggtcacacacacagagacagcatCATGGTGCTCCTGGATCAGCAAG GCCAGGCTGTTAGTTCACTGTTTGTGACACCAGCTGTGACCCCAATCAAAGGAAGCTCCGAGAGCGACTCCAACAACCCGGGCTTTCGTTTCTACCAGTACAGTTCCCAGGATTTCAGATTGCTG GACATTTGGCAGTACTACTTGAATCTTACAGAAGccaatgagggaaaaaaatctgattggaaacttgaatacaaaatgactgAGGCTTTTAACATACCAGATATTCAGCCAAAAAGCTTGCACGAACTTGCTCTGCGGTTTGAAAAGCCACAGAGTAAGGCCTTTCAGaagtattataataattttttgGTGAGTTATGATAACACACTTGTGTGTGAAGGAATGTGTAAAGTGAGTCAGGTTTGTGCCATACAGTTCTTAGACCATGATAGTTACTCCATGTGTACCAAGAAGAAATCTCAAGAAGTACACAACAGTTTTCATacttga